A region from the Vibrio sp. SS-MA-C1-2 genome encodes:
- a CDS encoding glutathione synthase, translating into MMFDDNNKKAVQHAIDWAMLHNVMLKASNFTSRHAPFSFTPLLIEKDRYQQLIDASPLFGKLINLISDDHKLIREAILPVAESDDFFSALLEMHEQIHFQGKSARRTPLLIMRTDFMDDINNGPQLIEFNGIAAGMGPFGQRIHQLHHELQQQCSSVYQQWTDAPQSELVDNIAIERLADGIQKATLAIKHGFNESQPPRFLMVTQENEDNIFDQFLLEEALQQRGIETHRRTFKELYHKLSTGKQDRLLLEGVGSIDTVYLRAGYQYSDYFSEDIEEQKCCETLMKTRVFIEQHQVAVNATVGQQLATSKRIQLLLSSMKMEQLVTIGLTEEEAIKIQPLIGEMRQIDQNSVEFIKQQSADDWVLKNQGEGGGHCVFNQDILPALQAMSKSEYDSWALMRRLHPAPRTHPTLLVRDGELTSVNDLISEIGIFTVHIAGEPAVAQQGYAGYLVRSKRVTTTEGGVHSGLGVLDSLAVK; encoded by the coding sequence ATGATGTTTGATGATAATAATAAAAAAGCCGTACAACATGCGATAGACTGGGCAATGTTACATAATGTAATGTTAAAAGCCTCAAATTTTACCAGTCGTCATGCGCCATTTAGTTTTACGCCACTGTTAATAGAAAAAGATCGTTACCAACAGTTAATTGATGCCTCACCGTTATTTGGTAAATTAATTAACCTGATTTCAGACGATCACAAGTTGATACGCGAGGCGATTTTACCCGTTGCAGAAAGTGATGACTTTTTTAGTGCGCTATTAGAAATGCATGAACAGATTCATTTTCAAGGAAAATCAGCTCGCCGAACTCCCTTGTTAATCATGCGTACCGACTTTATGGATGATATCAATAATGGACCGCAATTAATCGAATTTAATGGAATTGCTGCAGGGATGGGGCCTTTTGGTCAACGCATTCATCAGTTGCATCACGAGTTACAACAGCAATGTTCTTCTGTTTATCAGCAATGGACAGATGCACCACAAAGTGAGTTAGTCGATAATATTGCAATAGAAAGATTGGCCGATGGGATACAAAAGGCGACCCTAGCGATTAAACATGGATTTAATGAGTCACAACCGCCGCGTTTTTTAATGGTGACCCAAGAGAATGAAGATAATATTTTCGATCAATTCTTATTAGAAGAGGCGCTGCAACAGCGAGGCATTGAAACGCATCGACGGACCTTTAAAGAGCTTTACCATAAACTATCAACGGGGAAGCAAGATCGTCTGCTATTAGAAGGTGTCGGTTCGATTGATACGGTTTACCTCCGTGCGGGTTACCAATATTCTGATTATTTTTCAGAAGATATTGAAGAGCAAAAGTGTTGTGAAACTTTGATGAAAACCCGAGTCTTTATCGAACAGCATCAAGTGGCGGTTAATGCGACGGTTGGACAGCAATTAGCCACCAGTAAACGAATCCAACTGTTGCTTTCATCGATGAAGATGGAACAATTAGTTACGATTGGTTTAACCGAAGAAGAAGCAATAAAAATTCAGCCACTTATCGGCGAAATGCGTCAAATTGATCAAAATAGTGTCGAATTTATTAAACAGCAGTCGGCAGATGATTGGGTTTTAAAGAATCAAGGCGAAGGGGGAGGTCATTGTGTCTTCAATCAAGATATTTTGCCCGCATTACAAGCCATGTCAAAAAGTGAATATGATAGCTGGGCATTAATGCGACGTCTGCATCCAGCACCAAGAACACATCCGACACTGTTAGTGAGAGATGGCGAACTCACCTCAGTCAATGATTTGATTAGTGAAATTGGTATTTTTACCGTACATATCGCAGGTGAACCCGCGGTGGCTCAACAAGGTTACGCCGGCTATTTAGTCAGAAGCAAACGAGTGACAACAACCGAAGGCGGTGTTCATAGTGGTCTGGGAGTGCTGGACTCGTTAGCGGTAAAATAA